The DNA segment ACGTAAGGATAATATCCAGAATACTGCTTTTGCCTGTCGTCGCAGGCATATCGTATGAAGTGATAAAGATAGCAGGCCATAGCGACAATAAAGTCATAGCTGCATTTGTTTACCCTGGGCTCATGCTTCAGAAGCTTACTACAAAAGAGCCTGATGACAGCCAGTTGGAGGTAGCCATAGCATCTTTGAAAAGCGTCTTGGAAGACGAGGGAGGAAAAGCTTTTGAAGATATTTGACGCTTTAAACTTTGGGATACAGTACCTTAAAAGTCATGTTTCAGAGCCGCGGCTTGAAGCGGAAGGGCTTTTATCTTTTGCATTAGGTGTGGAAAGGGAATATATCATTGTAAATAGGGATAAAGAGATAAGCGAAGATATTTTTGAAAGATACAAAGGTTTATTGGATTTACGCATAAGTGGCATGCCTTATCAATATATAGTTGGAAAAAAGCATTTTATGGGACTTATATTTAAAGTAAGTCCTAAAGTTTTAATACCGAGGAACGACACCGAGATATTGGTAGAGGAAGTCTTAAAGAGGCTTAAGAAAAGCGATGTGGTATTGGATATAGGCACCGGAAGCGGTGCTATTGCCGTAAGCATAGCGAAATACAAAGATGTGAAAGTATACGCTTTAGATATAAGCGACGATGCTTTATCTGTGGCGAGAGATAATGCTTATGAGAACGGTGTCTTAGACAAGATCGTCTTTTTAAAAAGCGATTTATTTTCTTCGGTGCCGAAAGATGTGAAGTTTGATGTGATTGTGTCTAATCCGCCGTATATTAGAAGCGGTGATATAGACAAATTGCAGGAGGAAGTTAAAAAAGAGCCTAAGATAGCTCTTGACGGTGGAGAAGACGGCCTTTTATTTTACAGAAATATAGTCAGAGATTCTAAAGGATATATTAAAAGGGGCGGTATAATAGCGTTTGAAGTAGGATATGATGAGGCGTTTGATGTATCACAGATACTTTTAGATGGTGGATATGGCGATATAGAAATCGTGAAAGATCTTCAAGGTATAGACAGGGTAGTCTTAGGGAAATGGCTTGGCCCTTGATACTTTTAAAAATGTTATTTATATGATATAATCAGCTTTTGAGGTGAGATGATGATAGATAAACTTAAGGCAATTGAAGATAGATATGTGGAGCTTAGCCAGAAATTAAGCGATCCTGAATCAATGAAAGACATGGATGAATGGAAAAGGATGGCGAAAGAGCAGGCTGGATTAGAGGAAATCGTCCAAAAGTATCGGGAGTACAAGAAGGTCAAAGATGATATAGAGTCTACTAAAGAGCTGATTGAGACCGATGACGAGCTAAAAGACATGGCGGAGGAGGAGCTTAAAAGCCTTGAGGAGAAAGAGGAAAGCCTCCTAAATGAGATAAAGCTTTTGCTGCTTCCTAAAGATCCCAACGATGAGAAAGATGTCATCATGGAGATAAGGGCTGGTGCTGGCGGCGAAGAAGCTGCGCTTTTTGCATACGACCTTTTTAGGATGTACACTATGTACGCAGAGAAAAAGCGCTGGAAGTACGAGATAATGAGCTCAAATGCTACGGAGCTTGGTGGTTTTAAGGAAGTCATATTCAGTATAGCCGGTAAAGGAGCGTATAGCAGGCTTAAATTTGAAAGCGGCGTTCACAGGGTTCAAAGGATACCTACTACGGAAGCTGGAGGAAGGATACACACATCTACCGCGACGGTTGCAGTATTGCCGGA comes from the Thermoanaerobacterium aotearoense genome and includes:
- the prmC gene encoding peptide chain release factor N(5)-glutamine methyltransferase, which gives rise to MKIFDALNFGIQYLKSHVSEPRLEAEGLLSFALGVEREYIIVNRDKEISEDIFERYKGLLDLRISGMPYQYIVGKKHFMGLIFKVSPKVLIPRNDTEILVEEVLKRLKKSDVVLDIGTGSGAIAVSIAKYKDVKVYALDISDDALSVARDNAYENGVLDKIVFLKSDLFSSVPKDVKFDVIVSNPPYIRSGDIDKLQEEVKKEPKIALDGGEDGLLFYRNIVRDSKGYIKRGGIIAFEVGYDEAFDVSQILLDGGYGDIEIVKDLQGIDRVVLGKWLGP
- the prfA gene encoding peptide chain release factor 1, whose product is MIDKLKAIEDRYVELSQKLSDPESMKDMDEWKRMAKEQAGLEEIVQKYREYKKVKDDIESTKELIETDDELKDMAEEELKSLEEKEESLLNEIKLLLLPKDPNDEKDVIMEIRAGAGGEEAALFAYDLFRMYTMYAEKKRWKYEIMSSNATELGGFKEVIFSIAGKGAYSRLKFESGVHRVQRIPTTEAGGRIHTSTATVAVLPEVEDVDIEINPNDIKIDVFRSGGHGGQSVNTTDSAVRLTHIPTGIVISCQDERSQLQNRERAMKILRAKLYEMAREEKEREISMTRKLQVGTGDRSERIRTYNFPQGRVTDHRIGLTLYKLQMVLDGDLDEIIDALLAEDQAERLESMQ